In Bacillus sp. Cs-700, one genomic interval encodes:
- a CDS encoding class I SAM-dependent methyltransferase, with amino-acid sequence MEKVIRSEEDLLQLLDQLLEEEKPINWNAFYSDRKRKVPFFVHLPDENIVRYFRSESFQPGKVLELGCGHGRNAIYLAEKGCKVDAVDASKEALNWAREEAAKREVHVKFIEENLFELSLTPHTYDFVYDSGCFHHIAPHRRMSYIGLVKQALKPGGEFALACFIENGELGGSTLSDLEVYQKRSLQGGLGFTDEKLRAIFQQDFEPVEVTEMKKMGSESGTFGVSGLLTARFRLRSRCKER; translated from the coding sequence ATGGAGAAAGTGATACGAAGTGAAGAGGATTTGTTGCAACTACTAGATCAGTTGCTTGAAGAAGAGAAGCCGATCAACTGGAATGCGTTTTATTCTGATCGTAAGCGGAAGGTACCTTTTTTCGTCCATCTACCAGATGAAAATATAGTTAGGTATTTTCGAAGCGAGTCGTTCCAACCTGGAAAAGTACTTGAACTGGGCTGTGGGCATGGACGAAATGCGATTTATCTTGCCGAAAAAGGGTGCAAAGTCGATGCAGTGGATGCATCCAAAGAAGCACTCAATTGGGCGAGGGAGGAAGCGGCTAAAAGGGAAGTACACGTTAAGTTCATTGAAGAAAATCTATTTGAACTTTCGCTCACTCCCCATACATACGATTTTGTTTATGACTCGGGTTGCTTCCATCACATCGCGCCACATCGGCGGATGAGCTATATTGGGCTTGTGAAGCAAGCGTTAAAACCAGGAGGGGAATTTGCGTTAGCTTGTTTTATTGAGAATGGCGAACTTGGAGGTTCTACCCTTTCAGATCTAGAAGTATATCAAAAGCGGAGTCTTCAGGGAGGTCTCGGATTTACAGATGAGAAGCTGCGTGCCATTTTTCAACAGGATTTCGAGCCAGTTGAAGTGACCGAAATGAAAAAAATGGGTTCTGAAAGCGGCACATTTGGCGTAAGTGGTCTCTTGACCGCACGATTTAGACTCCGGAGTAGGTGTAAGGAGAGGTGA